From the Clostridium acetobutylicum ATCC 824 genome, one window contains:
- the ctfA gene encoding butyrate--acetoacetate CoA-transferase subunit A, with product MNSKIIRFENLRSFFKDGMTIMIGGFLNCGTPTKLIDFLVNLNIKNLTIISNDTCYPNTGIGKLISNNQVKKLIASYIGSNPDTGKKLFNNELEVELSPQGTLVERIRAGGSGLGGVLTKTGLGTLIEKGKKKISINGTEYLLELPLTADVALIKGSIVDEAGNTFYKGTTKNFNPYMAMAAKTVIVEAENLVSCEKLEKEKAMTPGVLINYIVKEPA from the coding sequence ATGAACTCTAAAATAATTAGATTTGAAAATTTAAGGTCATTCTTTAAAGATGGGATGACAATTATGATTGGAGGTTTTTTAAACTGTGGCACTCCAACCAAATTAATTGATTTTTTAGTTAATTTAAATATAAAGAATTTAACGATTATAAGTAATGATACATGTTATCCTAATACAGGTATTGGTAAGTTAATATCAAATAATCAAGTAAAAAAGCTTATTGCTTCATATATAGGCAGCAACCCAGATACTGGCAAAAAACTTTTTAATAATGAACTTGAAGTAGAGCTCTCTCCCCAAGGAACTCTAGTGGAAAGAATACGTGCAGGCGGATCTGGCTTAGGTGGTGTACTAACTAAAACAGGTTTAGGAACTTTGATTGAAAAAGGAAAGAAAAAAATATCTATAAATGGAACGGAATATTTGTTAGAGCTACCTCTTACAGCCGATGTAGCATTAATTAAAGGTAGTATTGTAGATGAGGCCGGAAACACCTTCTATAAAGGTACTACTAAAAACTTTAATCCCTATATGGCAATGGCAGCTAAAACCGTAATAGTTGAAGCTGAAAATTTAGTTAGCTGTGAAAAACTAGAAAAGGAAAAAGCAATGACCCCCGGAGTTCTTATAAATTATATAGTAAAGGAGCCTGCATAA
- the ctfB gene encoding butyrate--acetoacetate CoA-transferase subunit B — MINDKNLAKEIIAKRVARELKNGQLVNLGVGLPTMVADYIPKNFKITFQSENGIVGMGASPKINEADKDVVNAGGDYTTVLPDGTFFDSSVSFSLIRGGHVDVTVLGALQVDEKGNIANWIVPGKMLSGMGGAMDLVNGAKKVIIAMRHTNKGQPKILKKCTLPLTAKSQANLIVTELGVIEVINDGLLLTEINKNTTIDEIRSLTAADLLISNELRPMAV, encoded by the coding sequence ATGATTAATGATAAAAACCTAGCGAAAGAAATAATAGCCAAAAGAGTTGCAAGAGAATTAAAAAATGGTCAACTTGTAAACTTAGGTGTAGGTCTTCCTACCATGGTTGCAGATTATATACCAAAAAATTTCAAAATTACTTTCCAATCAGAAAACGGAATAGTTGGAATGGGCGCTAGTCCTAAAATAAATGAGGCAGATAAAGATGTAGTAAATGCAGGAGGAGACTATACAACAGTACTTCCTGACGGCACATTTTTCGATAGCTCAGTTTCGTTTTCACTAATCCGTGGTGGTCACGTAGATGTTACTGTTTTAGGGGCTCTCCAGGTAGATGAAAAGGGTAATATAGCCAATTGGATTGTTCCTGGAAAAATGCTCTCTGGTATGGGTGGAGCTATGGATTTAGTAAATGGAGCTAAGAAAGTAATAATTGCAATGAGACATACAAATAAAGGTCAACCTAAAATTTTAAAAAAATGTACACTTCCCCTCACGGCAAAGTCTCAAGCAAATCTAATTGTAACAGAACTTGGAGTAATTGAGGTTATTAATGATGGTTTACTTCTCACTGAAATTAATAAAAACACAACCATTGATGAAATAAGGTCTTTAACTGCTGCAGATTTACTCATATCCAATGAACTTAGACCCATGGCTGTTTAG